The genomic interval GAACGCAATTACGGTCGTGCCGCCTTTTACCGGGCCCGCTTCACGCGTGACGTTACCGCCGTTGCTGCGAATACGCTCACACGCTTCGGCCGCGTTGTCCACTTCGAGCGCGATGTGGCCGTAGGCGGTGCCCAGCTCATAGCTGTCTACGCCCCAGTTGTAGGTCAGCTCGATCACCGCTTCATCCGTTTCCGGGCCGTAACCCACGAACGCCAGCGAGTATTTGTATTCCGGGTTTTCGCTGGTGCGCAGCAGCTTCATGCCCAGCACGTTAGTGTAGAAATCAATGGAACGTTGCAGATCGCCAACGCGCAGCATGGTGTGAAGTAGGCGCATAATTTCCTCATTAACCAATGAAATAGACTGTCTTTTTGAACAGAAACGATGTTTTAGTATAGCGGCGAAGTATCGCCGCTATCAATGAACAATGGCGAGATTACAGAGAAGGGTAGTCGGTGTAGCCTTCCGCGCCGCCGCCGTAGAAGCTTTCCGGGCGCTGCGGGTTCAGCGCCGCCTTTTTCTGCAGACGGACAACCAGATCCGGGTTGGCAATGTAGTCGCGGCCAAACGCCACGGCATCGATCAGTCCTTTGCCGATCAGGTCTTCGGCTTTCTCTGGGGTATAAGCCCCTGCACCGATGATCACCCCGTGGAAACGCTCGCGCACCTTCTGACGGAAAGCGTCCGTGTAAGGCTTACCGCCAGCCCAGTCCGGCTCTGACATGTGCAGATAAGCGATGCCACGTTTAGCCAGCTCTTCGATCAGGTACAGGGCATCTGCTTCTTCGTTCGGACCGTTGTCGACGTTCTGGAAAGAACCGATTGGGGAGACACGGATCCCGATACGATCCGGACTCCACTCCTGGCATACGGCGTCAACCACTTCCAGTACCAGGCGAGCGCGGTTTTCGACGCTGCCGCCGTACTGGTCGGTGCGATGGTTAGACGACGGTGACAGGAACTGGTGCAGCAGATAGCCATGGGCGGAGTGCAGCTCAATCAGGTCAAAACCGGCTTCACGGGCGTTGGCCACGGCCTGGCGGAAGTCATTCACGATACCCGGGATCTCATCCAGCTCAAGCGCGCGCGGCATAGAGGTATCCACGCGGATTGCATTGCCGTTTTCATCACGCAGGGAAGTACGGGTATTTGCGCTCAGGGCCGAAGCGGAGACCGGTGCCTGGCCGCCAGGCTGAATGCTGCTGTGAGAGATACGACCGGTATGCCACAGCTGGACCGCAATGCGACCCTCTTCAGCGTGAACGCCCGCGGTGATTTTCTTCCATGCGGCGATCTGTTCCGGGCTGTGAAGACCCGGCGCACCCGCATAACCCTTAGCCTGCGCAGAAATCTGTGTGGCTTCCGTTATGATCAGGCCAGAGCTTGCGCGCTGACGATAGTATTCACCCATCAGTGGGGTTGGGATGTCACCCGGCTCAATGCTGCGCAGACGGGTAAGCGGAGCCATAAATACGCGGTTCGGCGCCGTGACGGTACCCACTTTCAATGGGGTAAATAATTTTTCAGCTGACATAAAGACTCCTGAGTAGACCAGTCGACTAGTGATAGGGTAAATAAAAACGCCTGCTATACGCCAGGCGCAGTAATACTGATTTTCACATGTGCCAGCGCGCTTTCCAGCGGCACGGCACTGCGCGAAATTTTTGCCTGCAGGTTAGCGCCTAGCCAGAGCGCATATAACACCTGCGCCTGGGTTAGCGGTTCGCCGGAAAAGGCCAGCGTTTTTTCATCGCGGCCTTTCTCCAGCGCCTGGGCCAGCAGGGCGATAACGCCGCGGGCACCTTTATCCATCGCCGTGCGCATATCTTCAGAAAGATCGCACACTTCTGCAGACAGTTTGACCGTCAGGCATCCGCTGATAATGCCCTGCTGACAGAACTGGTTCAGCGTTTCCTGATAGTAGTTCAGAACACGATCCCGATAGTTACCTTCACCCGAGCAAAAGTGGGTCGCCAGACGCTGGTGGTAGCCAGCATAATGACGCTCCAGCATTGCCACGCCAAAAGCCTCCTTGGACCGGAAGTAGTGATAAAACGACCCCTTCGGTACCTCGGCGGTTTTTAAAAGCTCGCTCAACCCCATACCGGTGAACCCGCGATGCATGCAAAGTTGCTCGCCGGTCGCCAGTAAATGTTCGCGGGTATCGTGTTCAGTATTTCTGCTCATGGCCGAACTCTAATAGACCGTTCGGTCTAATGCAAGCGAGTTTACTTCCGACATGCGCTCAGGATATCCAGCTGCTGTTGATAAACCGTTGATTTCACGTCCATCATACCCAGCACGGTTGAGAACAAATTGTCCTGAGAAACCGCATTTTTTGCTGCATGGTCACGCAAACACTGTTCGTTGATGCCAAAGTTTTTCGCGTAATCCGGTGACAGCCAGAACATAAACGGAATATGCGTTTGCTGCTCCGGCGCCAGCATGTACGGCGTGCCGTGCAGATAAATACCGCTTTCACCCAGTGATTCACCATGATCTGAGAGATAAATCAGCGCGGTGTTCATGCTCGACTGGCGCGCCTTCAGCGCATCAATGGTTTTGCTCACCATACTGTCGGTGTAGAGGATGGTATTGTCATAGGTATTCATCAGCGCCTGATGGTCGCAATCCTGAATTTCATTGGTATCGCAGGTCGGGGTGAATTTCCGGAAATTGTCCGGGTAACGGCGATAGTATGCCGGACCGTGGCTCCCCATCAGGTGGATAACCAGCACCGTATCTTGCTTGACGCCATCCAGCACGTTGTCCAGACGGTAGAAATTCACGTCGTCAATACAGGATTTGTCTTTGCAGAACTGATTCAGCTGCCACTGCGTCATGTCGGTATGGGGTACGCGATCGCAGGCACCTTTACAGCCGCCGTCGTTGTCGCGCCACAGCAGGTTGATACCCGCATGCTTGAGCACGTCGAGCAGTCCTTCGCGATGGTGAGCCAGGTCTGCATCGTATTTGCTGCGCGTCATGCCGGAGAACATGCACGGAACGGAAACCGCGGTTTCAGTGCCGCATGAGGAGGCCTGCGGGAAGTTAATCACATCCTGCTTTTTCAGCTCCGGGTTGGTTTCGCGCCCGTAACCATTCAGGGAGTAGTTTGCCGCGCGCGAGGCTTCGCCGACGACAAGAACCAGAACGGTTTTCTTTTGTTGACCGGTAATCAGTGGCCCTTTATGGGCATCTTCACCAATGCGCACCAGCGTTTGATCGCCGGCAAACCAGCGCATCTTGCTGTACTTCACCACGGCGCTGACATAGTTCGCCGGAGTGACCATTTTGACGATGCTTTTGTTGTTGCGAAACAGCGACGCGTAATCTTTATAAAACACGGCTGCTATCAGGATAATCACCAGCAGGGCACCAAGCATCGCGGCAACGCGCGTGAGCAGTGCATACCACCATTTCCCGGTACGAATGCGGGTCAGCGCCAGCACCACCGAGGGCACGAGGCCTGCGATAACAATCCACAGAATCATCTGCGGGGTCACCAGGGCAGTCGCTTCCTGAGAGTTGGTTTCGAACACGTTCACAATCATATTCTGATCGATCACCGCGCCGTAGGCATACATAAACCAGGTCGCGGCCGCGCAACCCAGCGTCAACACGATCAGCAGCGGCTTACGGATATAGGGGATATTAAGCAGGCTAAAGACAATCACCCAGCCGCAAAACAGCACCAGCGGTACGGAGGCGGCAAAGAGGAAGTCGTGCAGATGAACTGGGCCGATAATGGCCCAGCTGCGCTGGATAAACAGCCCGTTGATTAGCGTAAAGAAGAGAGCACAGCCCAGAGTAAATTTTATGTCGTTACATTGTAACTTTTTGATTAACCACATCGATCGGTAAACCTGTTATTGTCATGATGGGCCGAGTATAAAGAGGGAAGATTAGTGAAACCTTAATACCATAAATCTGTGGTACAGGCCTTGCACGTGACGCGTTTAGCGTCTTCACTGTAGGTGAGAGTAGCTATCTGGAGGTGAGTGTGGCAGAGCAGCTGGAGTTTTTCCCTATCCAGAGCCCGTGCCGGGGTATTTGTCAGGTGGATGAACGCGGATATTGCCGCGGGTGCATGCGTACCCGTGACGAGCGTTTTAACTGGCAAAACTTTAGCGACACGCAAAAGCAGGAAGTGCTACGCCTATGTCGACAGCGCTTTCTGCGCAAAATACGCGCAAACAAAGCGGGTGAGACCGAAGAACCCCAGCAACCTTCACTTTTTTAACACGGTAATTGCGTATACTCATGACATCACGTCCTTGAGGAAAATGTTATGGTTCAGCGAATTACCCTTGCCCCCCAGGGGCCAGTATTCTCCCGTTTTGTAATGGGCTACTGGCGCCTGATGGACTGGAATATGTCCCCCCTCCAGCTGGCGAATTTTATTGAAGAGCACCTCGATTTAGGCGTTACCACGGTCGATCATGCGGATATTTACGGTGGCTACCAGTGCGAGGCCGCGTTTGGCGAGGCGCTCAAGCTGGTTCCGGTACTTCGCGATCGCATGGAGATTGTCACTAAATGCGGCATTGCCACCACGGCGAAACCTGAACACGCCCTCGGTCATTACATCACCGACAGCGCGCATATCATCAAGAGCGCTGAGCAGTCGCTGGTCAATCTGGCGACCGATCGTATTGACCTGCTGTTAATCCACCGCCCCGACCCGCTGATGGATGCCGATGAGGTGGCCGAAGCCTTCCTGAACCTGCACCAGAGCGGGAAAGTGCGTCACTTCGGCGTGTCTAACTTTACCCCGGCACAGTTTGCGCTGCTTCAGTCGCGTCTGCCGTTTACCCTGGCCACTAACCAGGTAGAGATCTCCCCGGTACACCAGCCGCTGCTGCTGGATGGTACCCTCGATCAGATGCAGCAGCTGCGCATTCGCCCGATGGCCTGGTCCTGCCTGGGGGGAGGACGTTTGTTCAATGATGATGAATTCCAGCCGCTGCGTAATGAGCTTGAAACCATCGCCCGCGAACTGAACGCGGAGAGTATCGAACAGGTGGTTTACGCGTGGATCCTGCGCCTGCCGTCAAAACCGCTGCCGATTATCGGTTCCGGCAAAATTGAACGCGTGCGTTCTGCGCTGGCGGCAGAAGAGCTGCAGATGACCCGTCAACAGTGGTTCCGCATTCGCAAGGCCGCCCTGGGTTACGACGTGCCATAAATCGTCAAAAGATGACTTCCCGGTGAAATCTTTGCCCCTGATATACACTTAAGGGGCAAAAAATAACCCGCGGAGGTCATATGAAGCGTTTTGCTCTGGCAATGGTCACGCTGGTTGTTTGCGCAGGTGCGCAGGCAGCCAGCGACGAAGTGGAAATGAATCTCGTCACCTCTCAGGGTGTGGGTCAGTCCATCGGAACGGTGAAAATTACTGAAACCGACAAAGGACTGGAGTTCGCCCCCAACCTCAAAGCCCTCCCTCCCGGTGAACATGGCTTCCATGTTCATGCCAAAGGCAGCTGTCAGCCTGCTCTAAAAGAAGGTAAACCGTCGGCGGCGGAAGCGGCAGGAGGGCACCTCGATCCGCAGCATTCCGGCAAGCATGAAGGCCCGGATGGAATGGGGCATTTAGGCGATCTGCCTGTGCTGGTGGTGAATAACGACGGTAAAGCCACCGATCCCGTCGTCGCGCCGCGCCTGAAAAAGTTGGATGAGGTGAAAGGCAAAGCGCTGATGATCCATGTCGGCGGCGACAATATGTCCGATCGGCCTAAACCCCTTGGCGGTGGCGGGGCGCGCTATGCGTGCGGCGTCATCTGATCCCCAATCGTTCCCGGGGACGGTGCCTGTTCGAGCTGCGAGAGCGAGCAGTGCAGGCGCCAGATTATCGAGGCCAAATCACGGGCTGCGGGCAGATGATGCTGTGCAAGCGTGTCGCAGATCCGCTGCAGTTCATTCAGCATGGTTTCCAGCGGCCTCTGCTGGACACCTCGCTCACTCATCACGTCGCGCAGCAGGGAGATGCAAACATCACGAACCTGCGACAGCGGATCGGAACGCGTTTCCCACGCGCGAAGCTGCCAGACTACGTGCGAGCAGTTCAACAGCACCACGCCCCAGCGCAGCAGCCAGCGCCGGGACAGCGCGTCCTGGCTGTTATTCAGCTGGCTGACGTGATGATAAACCAGCGATTCATACTCTTTTTCGCTCAGATGCGGTTTACGACTGAGCTGGTCGACAAATCCTCTGCGTAACTCCCGGATATGCCTGCGGCTTTTGCGGGCATCGGAGCCGGGACGCAACACGGCGAATGCCAGCCATGCCAGCCCCACGCCCAGGATCTTCGCCAGATTGTCATTAAGAAAATCGGCGTAATCATAAACCGGTGGATTCGTCACGGAGATAAACGAGCCCATAAAGACAATCAGCTGTCCCCAGAGGCCCGCCAGTTTAGGCATTTGCAGTTTCAGAAGCTGCATAGTAGTCAACAGGGGAAACAGAAACAGCAGGAACTGCCACAGATCGCTTATCTGCACCATCAGGCCAAACTTCACCACAAAACTGAACAACGACAGCAGCACTAGCGTGCGCAGCAGGAGCGTAAGCGAGTTGAACGGCGATGCCGCGACGGAGTAAAGCACGCAGCTGATGGCGGCAAGCGTCAGGGCCGCCGTACCTGACTCCCACTGCGTCGTAATGCTCCACGCGCCCACCAGCATCAGCGCACAGAAGGTGCGAAAACCGCTCCACAGCGCTTCCAGATAGTCGGTATGGCGTGCAAGTGCCGGGCTGCCGGGGACGTTAAACTCCGTCAAAGGGGTCGCATTTTCGACAGCCGTAATCCAGCGGCTGCTGCGCAGGTACAGACGGCAGAAGTAATTCAGACGCTGCCAGAAGGCGCGATGGCGGTAGTCGTACTCATCAACCGGGGCGAGCGGAGCGATAATCCTTGCCACGGTATAGATGTCCGTATCCGGTCGCGCAAGGGTCGCGAGCAGCGTTTCAATCACTGCACGGGTATTTTCAGGCGGCGTCGGCCAGTTGAGCAGCATCCGACGCAGGCTGGAGATGGCGCTGGTCATGCGCAGCTGCTGGTGCAGCAAATAGTTAAGCAGGGTGTTCTGGCGGCGAAAGCGGTAGTGGCTCCAGAACGCCTGAATACGCAACAGATTCATGGTCAGAATCTGCCCGATAACCTTTTCATGCGCGAGGCGGATATCGTCGCTGGTATCCGGTTGCCACAGCAGGCTAGCGTGTTCGAGTAACCGGGTATGCATGGTTTTTAGCGCAGTGATGAGCGCGGTGCCGTCGGAGGTGCTGGGAAGAATCATCATCATGAAGCCGCCGCTGAGGATCCCGACAATCACTTCACAGACGCGCGCCTGAGCGATATCCCACAGCTCGGTGGTGTCGAGCACGTTAACCACCGGAAAGGCAATAATGGCGGCGGTATAGCCCGCCAGCTGGAAAGCGTAGGCGACGTTATTGGTAAAATGGGCGCATGCCCAGGTACAGTATCCCAGCCATGCCGCCATGCTCAGCAGGAACAGCCACGGATCGTTCAGCGTATGGCCGGCGATAATTAACGCCGCGGTGGCCCCCAGCAGGCTGCCTGCGATACGGCCAAGGCTTTTACTGATAACCCCGCCTACCGTTGGAAAACTTACCACCGCCGCAGACGTCATCGCCCAGTAGGGCTCATCCAGATTCAGGTAATAAGCCACAGTCAGTGCAAGACACATGGCAATGCCATTACGCAGCGCGTAGCGCCACTGGGGAGGCGTCGCTTTCATCCACGGCGTATTTTGCCAGAAGAGCGCCTGCAGCTTCATTAACGGGTCCCGATGGAGACAGTGCAGGTTGTGCCGGACACCAGGGTAATGTCCTGCGGCAAACGGTCAAACTCCACGCGAACTGGTACGCGCTGAGCCAGACGCACCCAGGGTACGTTCGGCTTTATGTCCGGTACCAGCCCTGAATCCGTTTCAACGCTTTGATCGTAAATGGCGCGCCCAATGCTGGATACGTGACCCTGTAACTTCTGCGAGCCGCTGTAAAGGGTTATCGCGGCTGGCGACCCCTCGCGAATATGCCGAAGCTTGGTTTCTTCGAAATAGCCCACGACGTAGAAGGAGTGGCTGTCGACGAGGGCGAATATCGGTTGTCCCGTGGTGGCATAATTCCCCACGCGAGCCGAGAGGTTGGTCACCCACCCGTCGACAGGTGCCGTAATCACTGTTTGAGTCAGTTGCCACTGCGCCTGCTTCAGCGTCGCCTCCGCCACGTTGACGTTAGCCTGCATCGCCTTAACGTTGATATTGGCGGTATCTAAATCTTCTGCTGAGATGTAGTTTTGCGACAGGTGGCGGCGGCGGTTGGCCTCGTTGTTGGCCTTTGCCAGATCCGACTGGGCTTTCGCCAGTTGCGCCTGGGCGTTCAGAATGGCTATGTGGTACGGGGTGTCGTCGATACGGAATAAAATGTCTCCCTTTTTGACGAACTGGTTATCCTTAACCAACAGCGTCGTAATACTTCCCGACACCTGAGGGGTAATGCTGACCTGCTCAGCGCGAACTTTGCCGTCACGCGTCCAGGGCGACTGCATATAAAAATTCCACATCCACCAGCCCGCAACCAGCGCGAAGGCAAGGACAAGCAGAGTTGAAAAGTACTTTAGGGTTTTCAGGGACATATTTACCACACAGTCAAAACGGCCAGGCCCAGGCATACGGAAAGGGCAAACAGGGAAAGATCCATCAGCATGGGATGCCAGATTTCGCCGGAGTACATCCAGTCGCGAAGCAGACGATGCGCGATGAGCCAGAGCATAAAGCCCACCAGAACGGCCTTAAACAGGGGCGGAAAGTAGACTGACGCACCGAAGACCAGGTCCTGAAGGGGTAAACCCTCTGAGCGATGAAAAAACGTCACGGGGAGAAATCCTCTGCAGTGAACAGAATGCCGCGTTGGCTTGTCTTAGTATGATGAAGCATCACAATTCAGTGTAAGTCATACTTTTAAGTTGGATGAATGCAGTATTGCATTTGTTTTGGCAATACAAATGCTGCACACTATTCTAAAATCAGTATAATAACTTAGCAAGCTAATTATAAGGAGATGAAATTGGAATCGCCATTAGGTTCTGATCTGGCAAGGTTGGTACGCGTCTGGCGTGCTCTGATTGACCATCGCCTGAAACCTCTGGAACTCACACAGACGCATTGGGTCACGCTGCACAACATTCATCAGCTGCCGCCCGATCAGTCGCAGATTCAACTGGCAAAAGCGATAGGGATTGAGCAACCGTCGCTTGTGCGCACGCTTGACCAGCTGGAAGATAAGGGGTTGATCTCGCGGCAAACCTGCGCCAGCGATCGTCGCGCCAAGCGGATTAAACTCACCGAGAAAGCAGCGCCTATCATCACGGAGATGGAAGCCGTGATCACCAAGACGCGCGGTGAAATCCTGTCAGGCGTTTCACCGGCGGAGCTGGAAATGCTTATCAGCCTCATTGCTCGCCTTGAGCAAAATATCCATGAGCTGCAGTCGCGTGACTGATAAACACCGGGGCCTTGCAGCAGCAAGGCCTTTTTTTTTACTTAAAGACGACTACACGGTTACGGCCTGTCTCCTTCGCTTCATACATCGCCTTATCGGCATTTTCCACGCACGCTTCTGCGGCTATTGTTGGTGACGTTGCCGTAAACACCCCCATGCTGATGGTGATTGGTTCCGGTAGTTGACCGCCGCTGCTGGTGTTATCAAAGCTGCTCAGATTTAAGCGTATGCGTTCAGCCACCTGGTACGCCGCGTCTGATGAGGTGTTGGTCAGCATCAGAACAAACTCCTCACCACCTATACGGGCTGCGATGTCCTGCGGACGTACGGAATCCATTAGCATGTTAGCGACAAACTGCAGGACTTTGTCGCCCTGCAGATGTCCGTAGGTGTCATTGATACGCTTGAAGCGATCGAGATCGCTGATGATGACGGAAACAGGACTGCTGGGTTTGGCGATATCCAGCGCCTGCTTTAATGATTCATAAAAATAACTGCGGTTATAAAGGCGCGTGAGCGGGTCGCGAATTGAGTTCTGGTAGGACTGCTGATACTTGACGTGCGAGTCGCGATACAGCCTGAAAACATCGTAGAGCAGAACAAAAATGAGCAGCAGCGTGGCGAAAGTTTCAAATAAGCGGGCGCGATACCAGGAGACATCTTCGACATTTCCCCCCGCTAACAGCATTGTGAGTGTGACGATATAGCAAACGCACAGAAAATTACCGCCCACCCAGAATAAATTGCGAATGCGCGTAATAAACATCAGCGTGCCTAATGTCACCACCCAGAGAGCAATTAATGCAATATTAATGAAATGGCTCCAGAGAACCATAAACTCACGGGTCTCATTATCAACAAGATCAATGGATAAAAAGGAAGAGTGACTGGAATACATCCAGGCCAACCCTAATGTAAAGGCGGTAAAGAAAAATTCGCCGCTCACAATAGCGATATGCGCCAGCCGTGAAAGGGGACAATTGCGCGTGGTATAGAGTATTGCCGAAACGATTATTAGTACAGCCATTAGGAGATGGCGGAACATATAGAAGATCATCGCATCGTTGTAGTTCACAGCGTTGAACTGATAGAGGTCCAGCCAGGCGGGAAAGCAGGACAGCGTTCCGACCATCAGCGATGCCGATCCGGCAAAGGCAAAAGCAATCGCTACCAGATATAACCGTTTTCGGTCACACCAGTATTTCATTGCCATAAAGAAGGCAACAAACAGGTTAAACACCAGTAAAAAAATGGTGAGCGTAGGGAACAAATGAGACGAGAAAGTAGGAACCCATTCGGCAATTTTTGAAAATAGGGCGTGTAATATGCCGATGACAGCAATACAGCCCAGACAGAACGAGATATAACGACCCGTTACAGAACGATGATTCGAAAACATATACGTTTTTTAATGGCTTTGTAATGAATTAAGGTGAGGTAATTACGAAGAGTTTAATCAATTAGCGCGCTAAATACCTTGCGCAGAAACAATATATGGCGTGGTTAATAATGGGTGGGGCGAATGTATTTTGTAAATATATTTGTGTGGATGATATATAATGTAAGAGGATGTGGCCAGAACGCCACATCCTCTTTTAATTAACGTGGAGAAACGGTCACCTGACTTCCGTTGCTTGCCAGAACAACGCGCTGGCCTGCAGAGAAGCGAGTGCTGCCTTGTTTCTGTACAACCATGATAGTGCTGCCATCGTCTTTACGAATTTCCAGCTCTACCCCCTGGGTTTTGTTCATTGCACCCTGAACGCCCTGGCCGGCTACACCACCCGCAACGGCGCCTGCGGCCGTTGCCAGGGAGCGGCCAGTGCCACCGCCGACGGTATTACCCAGGAAACCACCCAGCACAGCACCGCCGATTGCGCCCATCACGTTGTTTTCATCTCCACCCTGGATCTGTACAGGGCGCGCGTTAACAACGGTACCGTAAGTCACGTTCTGAACCTGTTTCGCTTCAGAAGCGCTGTAAACGTCGCCAGAAAGTGAACTGTCATTCACACAGCCAGCCAGAGTTAAACCAATCAACGAAACGCCCAGTACACGTAAAATCATTTGAATCTCCTGTTCACCCAAAACGCCCGATTGGGGGCATCCGTTATGGCTAAATTATATGGCATAAGGGGCCATAGTTCATATCTTTGCACTAACAATAAGAAAATTGTACTTGAATTTGACTTAACGAGACATAAACAGAGTCCGCCTGTGTCACCCGTCTGACATTGTTAAAAAATATTATTGCCAG from Enterobacter sp. JBIWA008 carries:
- the slyB gene encoding outer membrane lipoprotein SlyB, giving the protein MILRVLGVSLIGLTLAGCVNDSSLSGDVYSASEAKQVQNVTYGTVVNARPVQIQGGDENNVMGAIGGAVLGGFLGNTVGGGTGRSLATAAGAVAGGVAGQGVQGAMNKTQGVELEIRKDDGSTIMVVQKQGSTRFSAGQRVVLASNGSQVTVSPR